The following proteins come from a genomic window of Coffea arabica cultivar ET-39 chromosome 11c, Coffea Arabica ET-39 HiFi, whole genome shotgun sequence:
- the LOC113716051 gene encoding ATP-dependent DNA helicase PIF1-like, whose translation MGKSIASFGLVPNDLSFFDVENQTRELLAERSITVHEKDLNAITLFNEKQRHAFEVISHLIYENKNRAFFVDGLGGTGKSFLYRALLADVRSKWYLALAMITSGIATSILPGGRIVHSRFKIPIDLSESRECKVSKQSNLTVMIGESKLIIWNEAPMSAIEALNDLLQVLMNSSKIFGGKVVVFGGDFRQTLPLFVEESNLRLLMLA comes from the coding sequence ATGGGAAAAAGCATAGCTTCATTTGGATTGGTTCCAAATGATTTATCATTCTTTGATGTTGAGAACCAAACAAGAGAACTATTAGCTGAAAGAAGTATAACAGTTCATGAAAAAGATCTGAATGCAATTACTTTgtttaatgaaaaacaaaggcaTGCATTTGAGGTCATATCTCACCTCATATATGAGAACAAAAACAGGGCCTTTTTTGTAGATGGCCTTGGAGGCACTGGAAAATCGTTTCTTTATAGGGCGTTGCTAGCTGATGTAAGGTCTAAATGGTATTTAGCACTAGCAATGATCACTTCAGGAATTGCTACTTCTATACTACCAGGAGGTAGGATTGTCCATTCACGATTTAAAATCCCAATTGATCTTTCAGAAAGCAGAGAATGTAAAGTTAGCAAACAAAGCAACCTGACAGTAATGATTGGAGAATCCAAACTGATTATTTGGAATGAGGCTCCTATGTCTGCAATTGAAGCATTGAATGATCTATTGCAAGTTCTTATGAACTCATCAAAAATATTTGGTGGAAAAGTTGTCGTCTTTGGTGGCGACTTTAGACAAACATTGCCGTTGTTCGTAGAGGAAAGCAATCTGAGACTATTAATGCTTGCATAA
- the LOC140016944 gene encoding uncharacterized protein isoform X3 has translation MARRYLPVNEVIEGVKGWTVLAQVVEIGHVQLSQGARPVNYHRFLLTDSEGTKVSAVIYGNDIQFFVAMLMLFRRCYISSAALRKAESRYPGYCRACFSFRGTGS, from the exons ATGGCGAGACGCTACCTTCCAGTGAATGAGGTCATTGAAGGAGTAAAAGGATGGACAGTACTAGCTCAAGTTGTTGAGATAGGACATGTTCAATTGAGTCAAGGAGCAAGGCCTGTGAACTACCACCGTTTCCTTCTTACAGATTCTGAG GGAACAAAGGTTTCAGCAGTCATCTATGGCAATGATATCCAATTTTTTGTTGCCATGTTGATGCTATTCAGGAGATGCTATATATCCAGTGCAGCTCTTCGCAAAGCAGAATCAAG ATATCCAGGCTATTGTCGTGCATGCTTTTCCTTCAGGGGAACGGGGTCTTGA
- the LOC140016944 gene encoding uncharacterized protein isoform X2, which produces MARRYLPVNEVIEGVKGWTVLAQVVEIGHVQLSQGARPVNYHRFLLTDSEGTKVSAVIYGNDIQFFVAMLMLFRRCYISSAALRKAESRSVSKNKACKLSASEFTNSSNHYVKAMVKTTWI; this is translated from the exons ATGGCGAGACGCTACCTTCCAGTGAATGAGGTCATTGAAGGAGTAAAAGGATGGACAGTACTAGCTCAAGTTGTTGAGATAGGACATGTTCAATTGAGTCAAGGAGCAAGGCCTGTGAACTACCACCGTTTCCTTCTTACAGATTCTGAG GGAACAAAGGTTTCAGCAGTCATCTATGGCAATGATATCCAATTTTTTGTTGCCATGTTGATGCTATTCAGGAGATGCTATATATCCAGTGCAGCTCTTCGCAAAGCAGAATCAAG ATCTGTTTCTAAAAACAAGGCTTGCAAGTTGTCTGCTAGTGAATTCACCAACTCCTCAAATCACTACGTTAAGGCAATG GTCAAGACTACCTGGATATGA
- the LOC140016944 gene encoding uncharacterized protein isoform X1, with protein sequence MARRYLPVNEVIEGVKGWTVLAQVVEIGHVQLSQGARPVNYHRFLLTDSEGTKVSAVIYGNDIQFFVAMLMLFRRCYISSAALRKAESRYKFSDYPYSWVIHNRTLVEEYVEQVPPVIPRHFELTEFENLFRFANTENLQSSCFILDNPNVFLLLSSAYP encoded by the exons ATGGCGAGACGCTACCTTCCAGTGAATGAGGTCATTGAAGGAGTAAAAGGATGGACAGTACTAGCTCAAGTTGTTGAGATAGGACATGTTCAATTGAGTCAAGGAGCAAGGCCTGTGAACTACCACCGTTTCCTTCTTACAGATTCTGAG GGAACAAAGGTTTCAGCAGTCATCTATGGCAATGATATCCAATTTTTTGTTGCCATGTTGATGCTATTCAGGAGATGCTATATATCCAGTGCAGCTCTTCGCAAAGCAGAATCAAGGTATAAGTTCAGTGACTACCCATATTCTTGGGTAATCCATAACAGAACATTGGTTGAGGAGTATGTGGAGCAGGTTCCACCAGTTATTCCGCGTCACTTTGAGCTCACAGAGTTTGAAAACCTATTTAGATTTGCTAACACAGAAAATTTACAAAGTTCATGCTTTATCTTAGATAATCCAAATGTATTCCTTTTGTTATCTTCAGCTTATCCTTAA